TCACCATAATCCGCCCGATAATCCCGAAGTAACTGCCAACGTGCAGTGCGTAGATACTGGTCAGCAGTTGCGCCTTGAGGCTCTTGTCGCTGTAGCGGTCATGACGGCTGACGATGCCGGTCGCCGGATCGAGGGTGAGCTGGTTCCGTGCCATGTCGTGGGGTGAGTTCTTCAGCAGGTAGAACACGGTTGCCGGTTGCCCGGCCACGGGCGGCATACGCACGTTGTAGGACGAAAGACCAGGACCGGCGGCGCTGTAGATGCTGCTCCATATGGCGGCGTAATCGGCAGTGGGAGCGGCACCGCTTGGCGCAGGGCCGCGACCACTGCGCACTCGTTCGTTCTGCGGCGAATCGGAAAGCAGCCGGGTCAGGCCTTTGTTGTACCACTCGTACGACCAGGACAAACCGGTCAGCGCCGCCAAAAGATAGAACACCAGGCACCAGGTACCGGCCACCGAATGCAGATCCCAGTTGAAGCTGCGACCCTTTTTATTCCAGTCCAGGGTCAGCCACGCGCGCCAGCTTTTCCATTGGCGCGGCCAGCGCATATACAGGCCGGACAGGCAGAAGAACAGCAGAATCAGCGTACAGGCGCCAGTGATCTGCCGGCCAGTATCGCCCATGGCCAGGACCCGGTGCAGTTGCAGCATCAGGCCAAAGAAATCCTGGCCCGTGACATCGCCCATGAACTCGCCGGTGTAGGGGTCGAAGTACCGCATCGGCCCGCGACGTTCACCGGGTGGCGCGGTGAAGATCACCCGCGCGGCGTTGCCGCTGTCGGTCTCGACCCAGAGCATCGAGACTTTTTTGCCCGAAGCGCCTTCGATTTTTTCCACCAGCTCGGCAGGCGGCAGTACGCCGGCAATCTGCTTCTCGACGTGCAGCACAGAGGGGTTCAACGCTCGCAGGATTTCATCCTGGAACGATACCGCCGCCCCGGTGATGCCCATCAGGGCCAGGACCAGTCCGGCGCTGATGCCGAAAAACCAGTGCAACTGGAACAGGGATTTCTTCAACACGTCGCTCGCCTTGTTCGTTCAAAAGTCATCATCACGGCGCGCATTATGCCGTGAGTTGTCGAGAAGGATTCTTTTTTACACACAAAAGCCCCGTTCACTTCGATGAACGGGGCTTTGGCCTGATGCCAGTCAGTTAAGAGATAGAACAAGCGATGAGTAACCTGTGGCGAGGGAGCTTGCTCCCGCTGGGCCGCGAAGCGGCCCCCTTATCCCAAAAGAGGGGGACTGCTTCGCAGTCCAACGGGAGCAAGCTCCCTCGCCACAGGTTCAGTATCACGCCTAAACGACTCGCATTGGGGCTTTGGCCTTTCGCTTCTGTTATCAGAAGTGGAAGTTGGCACTCAGCAGGGCGGTACGGCCCGCCGCCACGTGGGCGTAGTGGTTCTGGAGTATCTGATCGAAGTAACGCTTGTCGGTCAGGTTCTGTACGTTGAGTTGCAGGTCGACGTTTTTGGTCAGGCGGTAGCTGGCCATCGCGTCGTAACGCCAGTAGGACGGGATCTCCACCGAATTGGCGACGTTGCCGAACTGGGAATCGACGTAGGTCGCACCGGCACCGACGGTCAACTTGTCCGGCACCAGATCGTAAGTCGACCAGAACGTGAAGTTGTTCTGTGGGGTGCTTGGCATGTGGTTGCCTTCATCGGCGGCGAGGGTGGTTTTGACCACTTCGCTGTCCATGTAGGTGTAGCCGCCGAAGACTCTCCAGTTACGGGTCAGCTTGCCGGCGTAGCTCAGTTCCAGGCCATTGACCTGCTGTTCGCCGTCCAGCACTTGCGTGGTGCCGCCGTCCGGATCGTTGATCCGCGCGTTGGTTTTCTCGGTGCGGAACAGCGCGGCGGTCAGCGACAGATCGTCACCGAAGAAGTCCCACTTGGTGCCGATTTCGTAGTTGCGGTTCTTTTCCGGATCCAGACGGCTGTTGTTCGCTGCCAGTTCCAGGCCACCGTTGCCGCTGGTTTCACCGGCCGGGTTGCTGGAGGTCGAATAGGCCGCGTAGATGCTGCCGTTAGGCAACACGTTGTAGACCACGCCGATCTGGTAGTTCACCAGGTCACTGGTGTTCGCCCGGGAGAAATCGTTCGCCGGCGCTGTGCTGCTGGCGTTGGCGTGGCCGCTGGATTCGACCTGGTAGTTGTCATAACGCAGGCCCAGGTTCAGGGACCATTGCTCGTTGAACTTCAGGGTATCGAACACGTAGGCCGCGGCGGTTTTGGTGTCGGTGTCAGTGAACGCGGTGCTGTCGGCGATCGTGCCGTTCCAGTTATCCCCAGGCGTCGGGTTGTACAGGCTGGTGCAGTCGCCGGAGGTGAACAGGGCGCGGTTGCATCGGGTGCCGCTGGCAGTGGAAGTCAGGGTGTACGGACGGTTGTGGGTGTCCTGATAGGAAAACTCCAGGCCGGTCACCAGGCTGTGCTCGATGGAGCCAGTGTTGAACTTGGCACTCAGGTCGGTCTGGTTGATCCATCCGCTGGACGTCGAGTTACGGCTCTTCGCGCCACGGTAAACGTTGCCATTGACCACGTTGCCCTTGCTGTCGTCCGGGTTGCTGACGATGTAGTCCAGGGTTGAGCGGGACATACGGAAGCTGTTCGACACGGTCAGGTCTTCATTCAGATCGTGTTCGATCTTGAGGGTGCCGCTGTCATTGGTGGTCTCGCGAAAGTCGCGACTGGTGAGGCCGTAGAAGTTGTCGCGATCGACATTCACAGGTTTATCGACGTTGTGCTTGCTGCGGTTGGGGCTCAAGGTCAACGGAAT
The Pseudomonas lini DNA segment above includes these coding regions:
- a CDS encoding TonB-dependent receptor, with the translated sequence MSRQQLQLTVSSPRLLASAIGMAITAGSAGHMVFAAEKTDEKAPNNAISLDATSVVGEQNDTSYKTDTSVSKKYTAPLRETPKSVTVIPQQVIRDTGATSLVDALRTTPGITFGAGEGGNPAGDRPIIRGFNAESDTFVDGMRDPASQSREIFNVESIEVSKGPGSAFTGAGSTGGSLNLVSKTAKLGNAYNGGFTWGSDQTKRTTLDLNQQMTDTSAVRLNLMKHEANVAGRDTVDVSRWGVAPSFAFGLGTDTRLTVGYYHVETDDMPDYGIPLTLSPNRSKHNVDKPVNVDRDNFYGLTSRDFRETTNDSGTLKIEHDLNEDLTVSNSFRMSRSTLDYIVSNPDDSKGNVVNGNVYRGAKSRNSTSSGWINQTDLSAKFNTGSIEHSLVTGLEFSYQDTHNRPYTLTSTASGTRCNRALFTSGDCTSLYNPTPGDNWNGTIADSTAFTDTDTKTAAAYVFDTLKFNEQWSLNLGLRYDNYQVESSGHANASSTAPANDFSRANTSDLVNYQIGVVYNVLPNGSIYAAYSTSSNPAGETSGNGGLELAANNSRLDPEKNRNYEIGTKWDFFGDDLSLTAALFRTEKTNARINDPDGGTTQVLDGEQQVNGLELSYAGKLTRNWRVFGGYTYMDSEVVKTTLAADEGNHMPSTPQNNFTFWSTYDLVPDKLTVGAGATYVDSQFGNVANSVEIPSYWRYDAMASYRLTKNVDLQLNVQNLTDKRYFDQILQNHYAHVAAGRTALLSANFHF